From Vallitalea longa, one genomic window encodes:
- a CDS encoding SAF domain-containing protein — protein MKNFVKGLMGVMLIVIAIGTIFYWEVYGRQNFLYKDIVVLNKDVDKNEVITSEMVEYKKVEQTTLIDNAIDDDLSIVGKAAKNYIPGGVQLVKEYFENSELVLDEDQYIFRIPLEWLKAFPNTLRRGDVIYFYEVDTGTIQHDTTEGQIILNNKEVSNNEPITSAVVAYVKDGSNNEVITLSEEDRYNGSNVINEIEIVTDVDTVNLLRESIDNKKIFIIMYQ, from the coding sequence ATGAAGAATTTTGTTAAAGGATTAATGGGAGTTATGTTAATTGTAATTGCTATAGGTACAATTTTTTATTGGGAAGTATATGGTAGACAGAATTTTTTATACAAAGATATAGTGGTATTGAATAAAGATGTAGACAAGAATGAAGTTATAACAAGTGAAATGGTGGAATATAAAAAAGTAGAGCAGACGACATTGATAGATAATGCAATAGATGATGATTTATCAATAGTCGGAAAAGCAGCTAAAAATTATATTCCTGGTGGGGTGCAACTGGTTAAAGAATACTTTGAAAATTCAGAGCTGGTACTTGATGAAGACCAATATATATTTAGAATCCCTTTAGAATGGTTAAAAGCTTTTCCTAATACATTAAGAAGAGGAGATGTAATATACTTTTATGAAGTTGATACAGGAACTATACAACATGATACTACTGAAGGACAAATAATACTAAATAACAAAGAGGTATCAAATAATGAACCTATAACTAGTGCTGTAGTGGCATATGTAAAAGATGGTTCTAATAATGAAGTCATTACTTTAAGTGAAGAAGACAGATATAATGGCTCTAATGTAATTAATGAAATCGAAATTGTCACAGATGTGGATACAGTCAATCTTTTAAGAGAATCAATAGACAACAAAAAAATATTTATTATTATGTATCAATAG
- a CDS encoding serine/threonine-protein kinase, producing MIGNTYFGKYRVIREIGKGGMSDVFLGENIKLGNRWAIKRVSKRCTSINLLAEPSILKDLNHPLIPQIVDIEEDADYLYIIEEYVQGVNLEEYRKQNKNIGEKTIVDIAMQICDVLEYLHTRKPYPIIFRDLKPGNIMLTDGNKIKFVDFGIAREYKYNSDTDTVLLGTRGFAAPEQYGLGQSDIRTDIYSFGVTLYYLISGNNITSTKKELYINEYGSYSDSLQKIIENCIKIHPNERYQSVKEIKEELTQINDNRKIQANTVYSVMKQSTVGVMSLTKRAGSTFFATNLASALAEHDVLVSLLELPYDEPYIYDLVGISNYSEIDYYPILNKISNDKSVKRDNITNINNILYLVRDPTREKIQNWDNNKTNKLIYSAKDSLISIVDIGFNYANVKNILDEFDLIYVLYDGYPPDLISNYHLIEEIKEYDKENSKVRYILNNYNIGINMKTLNNYLGIKPDITIPKLPSDIIYRCAYKKKFPYKDKKLRNIFDEKFKSIYKELLPKKYLKKCRKRLFR from the coding sequence ATGATAGGAAATACTTATTTCGGAAAATACCGTGTAATAAGAGAAATTGGTAAAGGCGGTATGAGTGATGTTTTCCTTGGAGAAAATATAAAACTTGGTAATAGATGGGCTATCAAAAGAGTCAGTAAAAGATGTACATCTATTAATTTATTAGCAGAACCAAGCATACTAAAAGATCTTAATCATCCTTTAATCCCACAAATAGTAGATATAGAAGAAGATGCAGACTACCTTTATATCATTGAAGAATATGTTCAAGGTGTCAATCTAGAAGAATACAGGAAACAAAATAAAAATATTGGTGAGAAGACGATAGTTGATATCGCTATGCAAATCTGTGATGTATTGGAATATCTACATACAAGGAAACCTTATCCAATTATATTTAGAGATCTGAAACCCGGTAATATAATGCTTACTGATGGAAATAAAATCAAGTTTGTTGATTTTGGAATAGCAAGAGAATATAAATATAATTCTGATACAGATACGGTTTTATTAGGTACTAGAGGCTTTGCTGCTCCAGAACAATATGGTCTAGGTCAGAGTGACATCAGAACGGATATATATAGTTTTGGGGTAACTTTATATTATTTAATATCAGGTAATAATATAACATCAACTAAAAAAGAACTATATATAAATGAATATGGTAGTTATTCAGATTCGTTGCAAAAAATAATCGAGAATTGTATTAAAATACATCCCAATGAAAGATATCAATCAGTAAAAGAAATTAAAGAAGAACTAACGCAGATTAATGATAATAGAAAGATACAGGCAAATACAGTTTATTCAGTAATGAAACAAAGTACTGTTGGGGTTATGTCTTTAACTAAAAGAGCGGGTTCGACTTTTTTTGCTACTAATCTAGCATCTGCATTAGCAGAACATGATGTGTTGGTTTCGTTATTAGAGTTACCATATGATGAGCCGTATATCTATGATTTAGTTGGCATATCCAATTATAGCGAGATTGATTATTATCCGATATTAAATAAAATTAGTAATGATAAGAGCGTTAAAAGAGATAATATTACTAATATTAATAACATTTTGTATTTGGTTAGAGATCCTACTAGAGAAAAAATTCAGAATTGGGATAATAACAAAACCAATAAGTTGATATATTCTGCAAAAGACTCATTAATTTCTATTGTAGATATAGGTTTTAATTATGCTAATGTAAAAAATATATTAGATGAATTTGATTTGATATATGTTCTGTATGATGGGTATCCGCCTGATTTGATAAGTAATTATCACTTAATAGAAGAGATTAAAGAGTATGACAAGGAAAATAGTAAAGTTAGATATATACTGAACAACTACAATATTGGTATCAATATGAAAACGCTGAACAACTATCTAGGAATAAAACCTGATATAACAATACCAAAGTTACCTAGTGATATTATTTACAGATGTGCATATAAGAAAAAATTCCCTTATAAGGATAAGAAATTAAGAAACATATTTGATGAAAAATTTAAATCAATCTATAAAGAATTACTTCCCAAAAAATATTTAAAAAAATGCAGGAAAAGGTTATTCAGATGA